Genomic window ([Empedobacter] haloabium):
TGGATCAGTTCCCGGTAGCGCGGGCCGAAGCACACCGTGTGGTGCTGCAGCTGGGCGTGATGGCGGTCCAGGCCAAAATACAGCACGAACAGCGAGTTGGAAAAGCGCTTTTTCTGCAGGGCCTTGCCTTGCGCGGCGCCGCGCGGGTGCTGGCCCAGCAGCTTGTCGTAGGTATGCACCACGTCCGCGTTCGAGGCCACCGCGTCGGCCTCGAACACGCGGCCGTTCTCCAGCCGCACGCCGCTGACGCGGCCGTCGCGCGTATCGATCGCCGCCACCGGGGCATTGAGCTCGATGCGCCCGCCGATGTCCTGGAACAGCCGCACCAGGCCGTTCACCAGGGCGCCGGTGCCGCCGCGCGGGAACCACACGCCCCAGCGCCGCTCCAGCGCGTGGATCAGCGTGTAGATCGACGAGGTGGCGAACGGATTGCCGCCGACCAGCAGCGAGTGGAACGAGAAGGCCTGGCGCAGGTGCTCGTCGGCGATGAAGCGCGAGACGATGCCGTACACGCTCTTCCACGCTTCCAGCCTAGCCAGCTGCGGGCCGGCGCTGATCATGTCGCGGAACGACAGGAACGGCACGGCGCCCAGTTTCAAATAGCCTTCGTCGAACACGGCCTTCGAGTAGGCCAGAAAACGCTGGTAGCCCGCCACGTCGGCCGGATTGCGCGCGTGGATTTGCCGGTCCAGCGCCTCCTGGTCGTTGGCATAGTCGAAGTGGCTGCCGTCCTCCCAGCACAGCCGGTAGAACGGCGCCACCGGCAGCATCTCGACGTAGTCGCTCATCTTCCTGCCGGCCACGGCGAACAGCTCCTCGATGGCGGAAGGGTCGGTGATGACGGTGGGCCCGGCGTCGAAGGTGAAGCCCTGGTCTTCGTAGACGTAGGCGCGGCCGCCGGGTTTGTCGCGCTTTTCCAGCAGCGTGGTCTGCACGCCCTGGGCCTGCAGGCGGATGGCCAGTGCAAGGCCGCCAAAGCCGGCGCCGATGACGACGGCACGTTTCATCTGTTTCATTGCGATTTCCTGATCTGGCTGGGGTGGAACTGACGGGCCGCCGCCACGGCCTCCCACACGGGCACGGGCGGCTTGCCGGACACCAGGCGGGCCTTGTCGCCCAGGCGCAAATGGCCGGCATAGAAGCGGGCGACCAGCGGCGCCGGCAAGCGGTAGAAGCGCTGCATGACGCGCCAGCGGTCGTCCGGCCGGCCCGCCAGGAACAGCATGCGGTTGAGCAGCCGGAAGAAGCGCTGGCCGCGCCAGGCGCGCTGCGCTTCGGCGCGGATCGCGTCGAACAGCGCGGGCGCGCGCAGGTCCGGCAGCGCGGCGATACGATCGGCCAGCCGTACCGCATGCGGCAGCGAGTAGCCCGTGGTCGGATGGAACAGGCCGGCGCGCAGGCCGCTGCACGGCTGGCCCGCCAGCGCGGCCCAGTAGCGCTCGAAGTCGCCGGCCAGCACGATGGGCAGCGCGCCCCGTTCCTCGCGCAGCACTTCGGCGATCTGCCAGCCGCGCGCCTGGGCGTATGCCGCGATATTGGCTTGCAGCCGCTCGGGCGGCACGACGGCGGTGTCGACGTAATGGGTATCCTCGATCAGCACGCGGTCCGGCCCGAACGGCAACAGGTAGACGAAGCGGTAGCCGCCCTGCTGCGCCACGGTCGCATCCATGATCACCGGCGCCGCCAGCCCATGGGGAGCGGCCAGCCTGACTTCATGCCCGAGGAAGGTTTGCCAGCCCAGCGCCAGGTGCGGGCTGGCCTGCATGCCGCGCCCATCGATCACGGCGCCGGCGCGCAGGATGGTGCCGTCGGCCAGGCGCACCGACGTCGGCTTCAGCGCGCTGACGGTAACACCGGTGCGCAACGCTGGCCCCAGCGCGGCGCCGATCACCTCGGCGAAGCGGTCGGAGGCGATGCTGGCATAGCCGCCGTCCAGCGTGCGATCCAGGTCCGGGAAAGCCACGTCATAGCGCGGCCAGCGCGCCGTGACCAGCGGTGCTAGCCAGGTGCGCTGCGCCGCATCGACGTCGCTGTCGTGGAACGACCAGGTGTGATTGCCGCCCAGCCGCTCGCCCTGCTCCAGCAGCAGGATGCGCAGGTCCGGGCGCGTGCTGTGCAGGCGCCAGGCGATCAGCCCGTTGGCCAGGCCGCCGCCGGCCAGGATGATGTCGTAGTCGGTCATGCCGTGACAGGCTGCGGTTGGCGCAGTCGCAGGGTGGTCTCGACGATATCGGCGGCGCGGCGCGTGCCGCCGGCGCTCTCGACATCGGCCGCCAGCGCTGCGAGCCGCGGCGTGAACGATGCGTCGTCCAGCAAGCGGCGCAGCAGTCGCGCGATGCCGCTGGCGCCGGTCCATCGCGCCGACGCGCGCAGGCCGATGCCGGCGTGGCAGATGCGCGCCGCCGCGCCGGGCTGGTCGAAGGCGATCGGCAGCGCCAGGATCGGCGTGCGCGCGGCAATGGCATCCATCACCGTGTTCGAGCCGGCGTGCGAGACCACGGCGTCGGCGCGGGCCAGCGCTTCCAGCTGCGGCGCGAACGCGCATACCCAGGTGGCGCCAGCGTCGCGCAACGCGGCGCCCTGCCGCGCGGTCAAGCCGCCGCAGTGCGCCACCAGCAGTTGCACGTCCAGCTCGCGGCACGCCCGCGCGATGCGGCGGAACAGGCCGAAACGGTGGCCCTGCATGGTGCCGAGCGACGCGAACACGAACGGCTTGCCGGGATCGGTCGGCGGCAGCGGCGGATGCTTGACAGCGGCGCTCGCCGCATGGCGCAGTGGCCCGACGTGGTGGAAGCAGGCTGGCGCCTGGCGCCGCGGGAAGTCGAACGATGCCGTCGTCTGGCTGATCTGCGCCAGGTCCGACAGGCACTCGTGCAGCATGCCGCGCACCGGAATGCCGAGCCGGCGCGCCTCGGCCTCGATGACGCGCCGGTGCGGCGCCATCAGCCAGTCGTACACGCGCGTGCTGCCCTCGACCATGCGCAAGGAGCGCTCGTCCTCGCCCCAGCCGAACGGCATCACGGGCAGCGGCAGGCCCGGTTCGCGGTTCACCGGCAGCGCGCAGGCGACGGAAATCAGGGGCAGGCCAAGCGCTTCCGCGACCAGGCCGCCGGCCGCCTCCATCTGGTCGCCCAGAATGGCGTCGATGCGCAGGGTGGCGAGCGCGGCAGGCAGCTCGCGGCACAGCATGGCGGTCGTTTGCGCCATGTCGTCGATGACGCGGCGCAGTCCGAGCGGCCCGCCCGGGTTGGCGGCGCGGCGCAGCATCGCATCGAGCGAACCGGGTGGATGGGTGGCGGCGCCGACGGCATGAAAGCCGATGCGCTGGTCGTCCAGGTAGGTGGCGGCATCGGGACGGTGCAGGAACGTGACGCGGTGGCCCCGTTCGATCAGTTCGACGGCCAAGGCCGCCAGCGCGTTGACGTGGCTGTAGAACGCGGGGGCGACCACGCCGAAATGCGCCATGGCGTCCTCTCAGTGCGCTTCGAGGCAGGCGCCCGCGCGCGCCAGCGGCAGCCGTTCCGGTGCCAGGCGGATGCCGCCGCGCTCCGTGTCGAACAAGCCCTGGACGAAACGGCGCGTGCCCTGGGCATTGCCGACGGCAGCGGCCAGGTGGCGCTCGGCCTCGCGCAGGTAGGCGGCCAGGCGGCGCTGCGCCTCGTCGGAACCCAAGGTGTTGATCAGGGTGGCCTTGCCGACGTCCTTGCCCGTGTCCTTGCCGGTGACGGCGCTGTCGCCGCTGTCCTGGAAATCGTCGCGGATCTGGAACGCGTGACCGGCCGCCAGCGCGAAGGCGCGCAGCGAGTGCGCGACGTCATCTCCCGCCTCCGCCACGATGGCCGCCATCTCGACGGCCACGCCCAGCAGCACGCCCGTCTTCAGCTCGTTGGTGGTCGCGATCTCGTCGGCGGAACGCTGGCCGCCGCGCAGGTCCTGGAACTGGCCGCGCACCAGGCCCTGCGTACCGATCGTCTGCGACAAAGTGCAGACGAGCCGCGTGCGCACGGCGGAGGGTATCGACTCGGCCGATGACAGCACGCAGAACGCGCGGCTGAGCAGGCCGATGGCGGCCAGGATGGCGACGTCCTCGCCGAACTGCACGTGCACGGCTGGGCGGCCGCGGCGCAGCATGGCGTTGTCCATGCACGGCATGTCGTCGAGGACGAGCGAGGCCGCATGCACCATCTCGACGGCGCAGGCGACGTCGATCAGCCCGGGCGAGGTGCAGCCCAGGTCGCGCGCCACCAGCATCAGCAGCAGTGGGCGCATGCGCTTGCCGCTGCCCAGCGC
Coding sequences:
- a CDS encoding phytoene desaturase, whose protein sequence is MKQMKRAVVIGAGFGGLALAIRLQAQGVQTTLLEKRDKPGGRAYVYEDQGFTFDAGPTVITDPSAIEELFAVAGRKMSDYVEMLPVAPFYRLCWEDGSHFDYANDQEALDRQIHARNPADVAGYQRFLAYSKAVFDEGYLKLGAVPFLSFRDMISAGPQLARLEAWKSVYGIVSRFIADEHLRQAFSFHSLLVGGNPFATSSIYTLIHALERRWGVWFPRGGTGALVNGLVRLFQDIGGRIELNAPVAAIDTRDGRVSGVRLENGRVFEADAVASNADVVHTYDKLLGQHPRGAAQGKALQKKRFSNSLFVLYFGLDRHHAQLQHHTVCFGPRYRELIQDIFKGDSLADDFSLYLHAPCVTDPSLAPPGCGSHYVLAPVPHLGNAPIDWAVEGPRYRDRIFDYLEQRYMPGLRSQLVTSRIFTPLDFRDELNAHLGSAFSLEPILTQSAWFRPHNRDSELANLYLVGAGTHPGAGVPGVIGSAKATAGLMLAEAS
- the crtY gene encoding lycopene beta-cyclase CrtY, whose amino-acid sequence is MTDYDIILAGGGLANGLIAWRLHSTRPDLRILLLEQGERLGGNHTWSFHDSDVDAAQRTWLAPLVTARWPRYDVAFPDLDRTLDGGYASIASDRFAEVIGAALGPALRTGVTVSALKPTSVRLADGTILRAGAVIDGRGMQASPHLALGWQTFLGHEVRLAAPHGLAAPVIMDATVAQQGGYRFVYLLPFGPDRVLIEDTHYVDTAVVPPERLQANIAAYAQARGWQIAEVLREERGALPIVLAGDFERYWAALAGQPCSGLRAGLFHPTTGYSLPHAVRLADRIAALPDLRAPALFDAIRAEAQRAWRGQRFFRLLNRMLFLAGRPDDRWRVMQRFYRLPAPLVARFYAGHLRLGDKARLVSGKPPVPVWEAVAAARQFHPSQIRKSQ
- a CDS encoding glycosyltransferase gives rise to the protein MAHFGVVAPAFYSHVNALAALAVELIERGHRVTFLHRPDAATYLDDQRIGFHAVGAATHPPGSLDAMLRRAANPGGPLGLRRVIDDMAQTTAMLCRELPAALATLRIDAILGDQMEAAGGLVAEALGLPLISVACALPVNREPGLPLPVMPFGWGEDERSLRMVEGSTRVYDWLMAPHRRVIEAEARRLGIPVRGMLHECLSDLAQISQTTASFDFPRRQAPACFHHVGPLRHAASAAVKHPPLPPTDPGKPFVFASLGTMQGHRFGLFRRIARACRELDVQLLVAHCGGLTARQGAALRDAGATWVCAFAPQLEALARADAVVSHAGSNTVMDAIAARTPILALPIAFDQPGAAARICHAGIGLRASARWTGASGIARLLRRLLDDASFTPRLAALAADVESAGGTRRAADIVETTLRLRQPQPVTA
- a CDS encoding polyprenyl synthetase family protein; translated protein: MATQTRRLNRVDLIKHDGTAAELPFVRQEVDERIEALLAEGGDDGDLLANAMRAAALGSGKRMRPLLLMLVARDLGCTSPGLIDVACAVEMVHAASLVLDDMPCMDNAMLRRGRPAVHVQFGEDVAILAAIGLLSRAFCVLSSAESIPSAVRTRLVCTLSQTIGTQGLVRGQFQDLRGGQRSADEIATTNELKTGVLLGVAVEMAAIVAEAGDDVAHSLRAFALAAGHAFQIRDDFQDSGDSAVTGKDTGKDVGKATLINTLGSDEAQRRLAAYLREAERHLAAAVGNAQGTRRFVQGLFDTERGGIRLAPERLPLARAGACLEAH